The following are from one region of the Shinella sp. PSBB067 genome:
- a CDS encoding D-alanyl-D-alanine carboxypeptidase family protein: MNGRTTRRSAWFLGSALLLTTGLAANTTLANPRMLVDVNTLKVIEHEDAFQRWYPASLTKLMTAYTVFRAIKAGELTLESPVTMTKNAAAEPPSKMYFKPGQKMTLDSALKIILVKSANDVAVAIAESVGGSEQGFVNRMNAEAARIGMSSSHFINPHGLPGKGQYTTARDLAVLAVTLKREFPQYASYFSLEGFTTGKKQYPNFNMLIGRFDGADGMKTGFICASGFNQVSSATRNGRSVVSVVLGSDSLGARADISAGMLEKGLTSRVGNVPTLGQLRPYGETRDSVADISEGICSKHAAKVRSEGRDEAGRQKLASPYIHELNRPLKLVYAGLIAGEDAKPAGSEQVAAGDIGDMVNVPIPIPRPTF, from the coding sequence ATGAACGGACGAACGACGCGCCGGAGCGCATGGTTTTTGGGCTCCGCCCTGTTGCTCACCACAGGCCTTGCGGCCAACACCACCCTGGCCAACCCGCGCATGCTGGTGGACGTCAACACACTGAAGGTCATCGAGCACGAGGATGCCTTCCAGCGCTGGTATCCCGCCTCGCTCACCAAGCTGATGACGGCCTATACGGTGTTCCGCGCCATCAAGGCCGGCGAACTGACGCTGGAAAGCCCGGTCACCATGACCAAGAACGCCGCCGCCGAGCCGCCGAGCAAGATGTATTTCAAGCCCGGCCAGAAGATGACGCTCGACAGCGCGCTGAAGATCATCCTCGTCAAGTCGGCCAACGACGTCGCGGTCGCCATCGCCGAATCGGTCGGCGGCTCCGAACAGGGCTTCGTCAACCGCATGAACGCCGAAGCCGCCCGCATCGGCATGAGCTCCTCGCATTTCATCAACCCGCACGGCCTGCCCGGCAAGGGCCAGTACACGACGGCGCGCGACCTTGCCGTGCTCGCCGTGACGCTGAAGCGCGAGTTCCCGCAATATGCCTCCTACTTCTCGCTGGAAGGCTTCACCACGGGCAAGAAGCAGTATCCCAACTTCAACATGCTGATCGGCCGCTTCGACGGCGCGGACGGCATGAAGACGGGCTTCATCTGCGCCTCCGGCTTCAACCAGGTCTCCTCGGCGACCCGCAACGGCCGCAGCGTGGTGTCCGTCGTGCTCGGCTCCGACAGCCTCGGCGCACGCGCCGACATTTCCGCCGGCATGCTGGAAAAGGGCCTGACGAGCCGGGTCGGCAATGTGCCGACGCTCGGCCAGCTCCGCCCCTACGGCGAGACGCGCGACAGCGTCGCCGACATTTCGGAGGGCATCTGCTCCAAGCACGCCGCCAAGGTGCGCAGCGAGGGACGGGACGAGGCAGGCCGCCAGAAGCTGGCCTCCCCCTATATCCACGAGCTGAACAGGCCGCTGAAACTCGTCTATGCCGGCCTCATCGCGGGTGAAGACGCCAAGCCGGCCGGCAGCGAGCAGGTCGCCGCCGGCGACATCGGCGACATGGTCAACGTGCCGATCCCGATCCCGCGGCCGACCTTCTGA
- a CDS encoding GTP-binding protein, which produces MTLAERRVPVSVLTGFLGAGKTTLLNRLLKDPALTDTAVIINEFGEVGIDHLLVEQSGDGIIELSDGCLCCTIRGELVDTLADLMDRMQTGKIQPLKRIVIETTGLADPAPVLQAVMGNPILSQSFSLDGVITVVDAVNGLSTLANHPEAVKQVAVADRVLISKTSLADAETLAAITREIAALNPRAAVLDVDTPGLAGPDLLANGLYDPGSKIPDVRRWLHEESHGHHHHHDHDHGHGHHHHGHDHHHHAHDVTRHDATIRSFSIVYDRPIDPMALEMFIDLLRSAHGEKLLRMKGIVLMSNSPERPLVLHGVQSVFHPPERLAAWPDPDDRRTRLVLITKDLPEAFVRDLFDAFTGTPKIDRPDRAALADNPLAIPGLKL; this is translated from the coding sequence ATGACCCTTGCTGAGCGGCGCGTGCCGGTTTCCGTACTGACCGGCTTTCTGGGCGCGGGCAAGACGACCCTGCTTAACCGCCTCCTGAAGGACCCGGCGCTCACCGACACCGCCGTCATCATCAACGAGTTCGGCGAGGTGGGCATCGACCATCTCCTCGTCGAGCAGTCGGGCGACGGCATCATCGAGCTTTCCGACGGGTGCCTGTGCTGCACGATCCGCGGCGAGCTTGTCGATACGCTCGCCGACCTGATGGACCGCATGCAGACGGGCAAGATCCAGCCGCTGAAGCGCATAGTGATCGAGACGACCGGCCTTGCCGATCCCGCCCCCGTGCTCCAGGCCGTCATGGGCAACCCGATCCTTTCCCAGTCCTTCAGCCTCGATGGCGTGATCACCGTCGTCGATGCCGTCAACGGTCTCTCGACGCTCGCCAACCATCCCGAGGCGGTCAAGCAGGTCGCCGTCGCCGACCGCGTGCTGATCAGCAAGACCTCGCTTGCCGACGCCGAAACGCTCGCCGCCATTACCAGGGAAATCGCCGCGCTCAACCCGCGCGCCGCCGTCTTGGATGTCGACACGCCCGGCCTTGCCGGCCCGGACCTCCTCGCCAACGGCCTCTACGATCCCGGCAGCAAGATACCGGACGTCCGCCGCTGGCTGCATGAGGAGTCGCACGGCCACCATCACCACCATGATCATGATCATGGTCACGGGCATCACCACCACGGGCACGACCACCACCATCACGCCCATGACGTGACGCGGCACGACGCGACGATCCGCTCCTTCAGCATCGTCTACGACCGTCCGATCGACCCGATGGCGCTGGAAATGTTCATCGACCTCCTGCGCTCGGCCCATGGTGAAAAACTGCTGCGCATGAAGGGCATCGTGCTGATGAGCAACAGCCCGGAGCGTCCGCTGGTGCTGCACGGCGTGCAGAGCGTCTTCCATCCGCCGGAGCGGCTTGCCGCCTGGCCTGACCCGGACGACCGCCGCACGCGGCTGGTGCTGATCACCAAGGACCTGCCGGAAGCCTTCGTGCGCGACCTCTTCGATGCCTTTACCGGCACGCCGAAGATCGACCGCCCGGACCGCGCGGCGCTCGCCGACAATCCGCTCGCGATACCGGGCTTGAAACTCTAG